The Anomaloglossus baeobatrachus isolate aAnoBae1 unplaced genomic scaffold, aAnoBae1.hap1 Scaffold_292, whole genome shotgun sequence genomic sequence tcagctgcacgttcggccaccgcgagccaaaataaagtttgatttaaaaaaaaaaaaagagcatgcgcagtgaaatccagaggattccgctgctcaaaacaaagttacatgctgcgttcctcccgctgggcggaagcaacggagcgtcgcccagcggaagcaacgcaggtccttttggtacaatccgtcacctatacaagtctatgggaaacagcggaatccgttaacggattccgctgttttccaaaagggcggattgtaacggaaggaaataaacgcaagagtgaaagtacccttaataaaaaaaaaagatttttgttaaaaaaaaaataaaaataaatgagattaaggctatgtgcgcacagtgcgtttttcgcggcgtttttgcgcgtttttcgggtgcgtttttgctcagaaaactgcatgacttggcttccccagcaaagtctatgagttttcatttttgctgtccgcacacatctggtttttttcagctgcgtttttgtggtgccacaaaaacgcagcatgtcaattattcccgcgtttttcactgcgcttttcatccattgagttcaatgggatgttgaaagacgcaatgagaaacgcaaatagctgcgttttggtgcgtttctaagaccaaaaacgcagctataaacgcaggaggtgggtagtaaagtgacatgtacaggaagaggattccttctgtcagtaaatacagaagcgtgaatcctcccggtaccgtcaccgccacttccacgtcccgtcctgtgcatgtatgctgccgtgcggcgccatgttcgggcaggaggtggaagcggctgcgaaaacaaaagttaaaagtagaaaaaaaaaaaaaaaaagttatactcacctgtctgcagcctcccggtgccatgcccgctcccagctcctctcacggtatcgccagccccgctccggctgtgtgcagacggccgggaaacctccgatggatgcaggacctggcgatggatcacctgatgcagtcacctgacgcatcagctgatcgtaagtatcgaggtgacgcgggcgcccggccggtatcagcggatgcgtcaggagacttcatccctgattaccggcagctgctgcagcgatcggacgggatcagactcccgccccatcgctccaggagctgccggtaatcaggacataagtgagtattattttttttttttttttttttgcaccgatgcatcagctgattgtataatcggcttttatacaatcagctgatgtgtcatgtgattcaggcacttgatcctgacacatcatctgatcgctttgccttccagcaaaccgatcagatgatattggatccggattggacggcgtgggaccctgacccaggattactgcggaggggggttctttatttcaataaagatggagtcactaattgtgttgtgttttatttctaataaaaatatttttctgtgttgtggtttttttttatctttactagaaattcatggtggccatgcctaatattggcgtgacaccatgaatttcgggcttagggctagctgataatatacagctagccctaactccattattacctagctaaccacccggcttcagggcagctggaagagttggatacagcgccagaagatggcgcttctatgaaagcgccattttctggggtggctgcgggactgcaattcacagcgggggtgcccagaaagcatgggcaccctgcactgtggattccaatccccagctgcctagttgtacccggctggactcaaaaattgggcgaagctcacgtcattttttttttaaattatttcatgaaattcatgaaataatttaaaaaaaagggcttccctatatttttggttcccagccgggtacaaataggcagctgggggttgggggcagcccgtacctgcctgctgtacccggctagcatacaaaaatatggcgaagcccacgtcatttttttttgtttgggggggcaaagaaatcctgcatacagtcctggaaggaggatgctgagccttgtagttcgacagctgctgtctgctctcctgcatacactattggatggaggatgctgagccttgtaggtctgctccccctgactctccctcaagcattcagtcctggatggagcatgctgagccttgtagttctgcagctgtctgctcttctacatacactagtggagaatgaagaacacattgaagaaggaaatgacatcagacctttttttttttgttcactgataaaaaaacgcagcaaaatgcagagatcaaaatcgcagcaaaacgcagcgtttttgtgcgtttttagcggccaaaaaggcacaaaaacgcagcgtcaaaaagacgcagtgtgcgcacatagcctaaggacgctgctcctcctcccatcagccGCCCCCCAACCTGCACAGTCCTTACAGAGTTCTGAATGTGGAGATTGCATTCATTTCTCCGAGGTGTTCAGCCTGAAACAAGAAAACTAAAACGCCAAGAGAGTCATTAGGAGCAGAGAGACGGCCACCGTCAAATGTAAGTGTTCTCGCTTCGGGCTCGTCCCACTAATGCTCTTCTCCAACTTGGGGATCTCTGGATTAAAGTTACCTGAAATACAGGAGGGAAAAGGTGAATGGAGGAAAGCAAGATCTGGTGTCCAACAGTAAAGCAGAAATGGGCTCAAGtggcagtccaagaggcgggcagagggcatggaccagagtcccagtccaagaggcgggcagagggcacggaccagagtcccagtccaagaggcggccAGAGGGTACGGACCAGAGTGTCAGTCCAAGATGCGGGCAAAGGGCAAgggccagagtcccagtccaagatgcGGGCAAAGGGCAAGGGCCCCGGTTGCAGTCCGAGGTATGGGTGGAGGGTAGGGGTCGAGGTCATAGTCAGAGGTAGGCGGAGGGCAGGGGCCGAGGTCAGTCAGGGGATGTAGAGCGTGAAAAAGGTGATTGATGTAGGAAGGTGGAGAGTGAAGGTAGACGAGTGGGATCGTCCATGTGATGTCTGCAGAGGACTTAAACACCAGAAGGGACTAGCGAGACTGAACAACATGTCCCTTGAACACAAAAGTACATTTAAGCCAAGAGGAGACAGCAGATGGAGGTGACCGTCCAGTATGTAGGTCACAATATACATGGCGGCCGCCTACAAGATGCACATTAGACAAGGGTTTACTTACACAACACCCAAGGAGGTTTATAtttatgacaggagcagcagtgtcttcgggAGCCCAAAAACATTAAGCTCAGAGTCGCCCTGTGACACCGTCGTGCGGGCGGCAATAACAGCTAAACACGATGAAGGGAAGCAGCTCGTGTGATTATCTGGCCGGCCAGGAACAATCCAATCTACATTCCAACAGCAGCAATGAAGCTGGTGTCTTAGTCCCGGGTAGTCAGAGCTCAATCACTAATCCAGTCAAACACTTGGCTGCAATTTCCGAATCTTTCGGGACGACACCGGGCACAAGTAGCAGGTGCCTGCAGACTACCATATTTGATGGGTGTGATGGCCTGTCATGGATGAGGCACGAGACCACTCTGCGGGTCATCAACTACCGATCTGCATCTATGGGCACCTCCTGTAGAATATGATCCGGACACCAGCATGTGAGGAAGTGTGAGAAACTGCTATGAGTCGACCATCctgcagggggagacagcgcaccacGAGtgagcagcagggctgtggagtcggttagctaaaccttcgactcagactcttcaatttcccttgcaccgactcagactccaccactccgactcctacatatattgcttatagttaggtgaaaaatttattgtaggacatcaacatgtgtatgtgatcatcagacatttaatttttatgatacaataatcaagatattttaatagaacataaaatatatttattggatacaactttagaacacaaaaaactaataaattgtaaatatgtaatacaatatgtaatatacagtagactacatatatatcttgtgtaatatatatatacacacacacactgtataattatatattatatatatcacatatttacaatttattagtttgtgttctaaagttgtattacaataaatatattttatgttctatctaaatatcttgattattgtatcataaaaatgattaaatgtctgatgttcacattatactacaatatatttttcacttaaatatgagcATTATGCTaaatatttagtatgtttttgatgaaaaatgttttttgccacttacatagtgcattttatatatatatatatatatatatatatatatatatatatatatatatatatatatatataaaacactatgtaggtggcaaaaaacagttttcaacaaaaacatagtaaataacatttgtgtagtctatgaatttgttgtaagacatagaattgcctccatcagatcctccttcacagaTGACCTGATCTGACCTAATATTAAGGCTAGAGAAcatcctctctacagtaacttgggttggaggcaaagcaataaccacatgggcaacatctctaacaatttccgggtataaaggaattgcctcatgcacagtcagttttgatgaacggttgaatttttctatttctttgagagcaagtgaaacattttactgaaatctggccaatctgctgctataggagacggagggaaatctttttccttgcggcaacactttgctgcttcatgtcatccaaatacttctcaaagttaaactcctcatcttctcagattccttaataacagggtcggtaccgcaggactggcgcatagcaaatgtggtgccaatattcaaaaaggggacaaaaactgagccgggaaattataggccggtaagtttaacctctacggttggtaaaatccttgagggtttcttgagagatgctatactggagtatctcaagaataataaccttatgacagagtatcaacatgggtttatgagggatcgatcctgtcaaactaatttgatcagcttctatgaagaggtaagttcaagcctggaccagggaaatgcagtggatgttgtgtatatggacttttcaaaagcttttgatacggtgccacactaaaggttggtacataaaatgagaataatagggataggggaaaatatgtgtaactgggttaaaaactggctcagtgataggaaacaaagggtggttattaatggtacgtacttggactgggtctcagctcatagtggggtaccacaggggtcagtattgggcccgcttcttttcaacatatttataaattaccttgttgggggcatgcggagtagaatttcaatatttgcagatgatactaaactctgcagggtaatcaatacagaggaggataattttatattacagggagatttatgtaaattggaggattgggctgagaagtggcaattgaagtttaatgtagataaatgtaaggtcatgcacttgggtagaggaaataacatttatgattatgtacttaattgtagaacactgggtaaaacagacacagaaaaagacttgggtgtatgggtggatggtaaacttcactttagtggacagtgtcaggcagctgctgccggggctaataaaataatgggatgtattaaaagaggtatacgtgttcatgaaaaaaatatagttctacctctgtacaagtcactagtgcgaccgcacttagaatactgtgtacaattctggtcaccgatatataagaaggacatagctgaactggagagggtgcagagaagagccaccaaaattattagaggaatggggggctgcaataccaagacaggttattaaacttggggttatttagtttggaaaaacgaaggcttaggggggatctaatcacaatgtataaatatatgaggggacagtacagagacctttccaaagatctttttacacctaggcctgcgactggaacacgggggcatccgctacgtcttgaggaaagaaggtttaatcataatcacagacgaggattctttactgtacgagcagtgagactgtggaactctctgccgcatgatgttgtaatgagtgattcactactaacatttaagcagagcctggatgcctttcttgaaaaatttaatattaccagttatgtatattagattttatgacagggtattgatccagggaactagtctgattgccggatgtggagtcaggaaggaaattttttccccattggaacttgtttgccacattggggtttttttgccttcctctggatcaacatgttaggctacaggttgaactagatggacttagagtctcccttcaaccttaaaaactatgatactatgatactatgatgaggatgaagatatggcagcagtagcactgtcaggacccaagtcctcttgcgcctggcagtcctgtagccgctcatcctaactgctacctcactcaaagcttcttttcctttagtaagctgttgatcatcaagcagtatacgaagacttgggtccacataaacagctgtcagaagaattttattttccaatagctgtgtatctctccatttcattgaagcagaaatgccatctgcgattaaacctcctctttgggacaggcaaaatagcaagttcttccactcccatatgaaaatgccaggagttaaatcctcagcttgtaattttttagtcacggtaaatgggtgattaagcaattccttcaatttagccacctgtgtccaatgaccttcatttaaggttacttgagggtttaccatatctataagaaatgattttagttcaagcaatcgctcagtcattaaataagtgctccctcaccgagtggcttgatcaacaattgcccctttcccagcacatttcttcaagatggaatcaattttaggggttctggcggcaataaccaacttcctcacttttccaattagatttccagcatgtccgcccattttcacacatccggcttttcaccagtttggcggatgcggcgcacgccagtatagtacgatacagtacagtggcaacaccacaacttccgggtcacatgacagcatgtgaccggcgtttgtcgcgctgccactgtactgtatacactgtactggagtgcgccgcatccgccaaaccggtgattagccggatgtgtgaaaccggggtcccggtCTTGCAGACTCTttcattgccagctgcagcgtgtgcacaacacagcgcatgtgatgaataggaaagtgttttgaagcagcttcaacaagatcatctaatcctaaagtatcattttgctgttcttctgttgtaatatctgtttgttcctccgttacatgagcagcgctgtggctccatctcacacatactaaatcctaaattttcttctagctgttgttcattactctcattcatcagtttaattgtacttatcaagtttgaagcattgtcctttacaatagcaagaacctgttcttttttgagttggtaatcttgcagaactttttccactaaggcctggagaagctggctgctgtgatgagctttactatctgttactgccagtgtcttgctaacaatttattTCTTCTTTACAAACATCgaatattgatggcaaaataattgagtgaaatgcagtgactctgggcatccagcaaaggcaatgggtgacaagataggacattcagacacagcgttttgtgaggatcctcacaaagaatgagcagtcagcttgtgtggcctttttctaatgcttttttatgagctcaaaaacctttcaggtgatgcagttttttaaaaagctgatctgcttttgcagctgacaaatgtatcctcaaaaaacgcagcaaaaacgctgtgtgtgaatgtagccttagatcaggaacagaacagccatttataggacatttcataactttcccaaattcctatgaaaaaatattcaacacattctgcattgcactactgtgcccaatttattatatattctaggagtcggagccggttcattttataccgactccgactccatcaAAATGAGCTGCGACTTCGGCTCCATCAAAAttagctccgactccggctccgactccatcaaaattagctccgactccacgactccaactccacagccctggtgagcaGAATCACCTAGGTCTTCAATCTTCACCTCTGGTCCTATCGTGAATTGGGGCAGGGTGGGAGCGCGCTTCTCTCCAGAATGAGCCGCTGCGGGGGAAGGACGACACCATTACCACGCGCCTGACGTAGTCCTGACAACAGTAAGCAATCACCATCCCCCCAGGTCCCAGGTTTTAAACACTTACTGGTTGCGCAGCACACGGACACTTTCATCTTCAGGCACGAGTGCCGGTGGTTGTGGGTTGGTGttgctggaaaaagaaaaaaaaaaacaataagaatGGGTGCAATGTAAAAATTAAGACTAAAATACCAGGAGGAACAACTGAAGGGTTCAACTGAGTATCAGCAGGAGGGATCCTGTAAGGGGACCGGGGATGTCCATCCACCGGACGACAGATGACTGCAGCGGGAGCCTCCACCTGCCTGCTGTGATTAGTGCCCCCTCACATGTGACTTGGGAGTGAGGCCATCCCCCTTACATCCGGCAGAATTTGGGGTGCGAGGAGCCCATACATCAGCTGGACAGATCCCACAATCCGGTGTGAGCCTTCGCTCTGGGGTAGATGGATGGCAGTGATCACTCGCAGACTCAGAGGCAGCGGCTCCTCCTGTGTCAGTGAGCAACATCCACTGCACTGATCACATGTGCAATTCTATATTTTGACCACTAGGGTGAGATATGCACCAGTCTTATTACACCGCTGTATACAGGCATCCGTATTATAGGACAGTGCAGGCATGCAATACATGGTGCACAAACCCAGAGTCAGATGACACGTCCTCCATCTAACAAACGCAAGGTAAGACGCTCCCCTGTCGGAGGCTGCAGGCGGCTCACCACTGGGCTAAAATGTAACGCCTTGGTTCTGTTCCTGGGACACTGAGATCTCCAGCGCGCTTGCTGAATGTACTTGATGGCCCCAATGCGGCTCTACCCTCCGGTACTCACAGATGTAGTAGTAGTTGTGTCCCGCGTGGAACTCGTACCCCAGAGAAAAGGCGCTGTACCGCTGAAACTTCTCCGAGAACTTGATGGGGCTGTGTGGGGAGTGCGGCCGGTTACATTCCCAGCGCTTGAAGCCATGGCTGGTGTTGCAGGAGTGGTAGCCCTCATAATTCACCATGTACAGGATATACTGCTCCATCCGGTGATCCGCCATCGTATCGTTATAATGTGGGCAGTAAATGTCAAGGTAGTCGTTAACATTCACCTGAACCGTGTAGTCATTGCGCCGCaaactggaaggaaaaaaaaaaaagacattagtcCCATCAGCTGAGCCACCCCGCAGAGCAGGGACCCCTTCATCCTCCCCGCAGGAGCCGACCCCCGGGATATCCTGATCCCCAAACGCCACACCATCTTTACACCAGAAGCCAGATAGAGTCTGCTGAAAAGCTTCTGACAAGCCGCCTCTGGTCACGTGTGTCCGtccggtgtatagcttctgcctccgaaagccacacaaagtattacacttttaaaaaagtgtaacccctcccctctgcctatacaccctcccgtggatcacgggctcctcagttttggtgcaaaagcaggaaggagaaaacttataaattggtctagggtaaatgcaatccgaaggatgttcggagaactgaaaaccatgaaccaaaagaacaattcaacatgaacaacatgtgtacacaaaagaacaacgagcccgaagggtacaggggcgggtgctgggtctcccaataggagctagaagaaaaggaatttacggtaagtaaacaaaattcccttcttctttgtcgctccattgggagacccagacaattgggacgtccaagagcagtccctgggtgggtaaaagaatacctcaataaaaaagagccgaaaaaaacggccccctcttacaggtgggcaaccgccgcctgaaggactcgcctacctatcaTTGgaggataactccggcacactaccactttCCCATAAGCCCAAAAAAACGAAGAATACAGTtgttggatgtcaaaatccttttctcatattttattagtgccaaaaagtgaaaaaaagtgctgtacaattgtccgccaggaatcgacgtttcggctagcaagccttcatcaggtcggacaggctgaatacattatttacaagtgagaaaacaaaacaaaagaaaagagaTAAATTAATAACATTGAATAGACATATTAATCAGGGTACAAAAGGCAAAAATAGGAACGACAAAGATCATAGGTGATGACAGAAACATAGAAGCAAGGGTACAATATATGTAGATTGAAACATTGAAATACTATATATTTAAGTACATAGAACCTAATAGGTATAGTAGCAATATCACAAGGTAGCGAGGTAGAAGTGAGACACAGATGCTGTGGAGTGACCGTACAGCACACATGGTAAGGACGCTCACCTTGACTTATAATGAGATGGCAACCTGGTATAAGTGCAGGATAGCTGCAAAAATATAGAgccctccgtttggagatagcTGAGGGGAAAAATAAGGTAAAAGGGGTGAGGGAAATATATTGGCAGAAGAAAAGCACGGAAAAGAAGCAGAAGGTAGTGGTTGCTTTGACATACCCTGTGTCGAAAGCCGTGAAAGCTCTGGGAGATGTTAGTATGTAGGATCCTAAGAGGTTTATTGGATCATGAGGTCTGAAATAGGGAGCATGCGGTCTATCTGTAAGGACAAGAGAATGGGGATGACCTACTAGGTTGGGTAATGTTTGTTCATTGATAGGTGCTTCCATTACGAGGTGAAATGTTAGTTACCTTGGTGGTCAGCTATACCTCTTAGGTGTCTCAGTATACTAGGCCAGGGTGGCGACCATGTGTGCCCCAGGGGGATAGCAGCTCCTGCAGTGTGATATCAATATCTAAGGTTCAAGTAAGAAACCAGGTTAGCGTGGCTACTGTTGCTGTGCAAAGATAGTGAGTGGGGTAAAATACAATATTACCTATTAGCTCTGGTAGTATAGCCTAGAGAAGGATCGCTGCGGCTCAAAGTATATCAGTCAGTGGCTTATATGGAAGAAGAGCAGTTCCCGTGGTATGAAATAGAGGTCACAGGTTCACGCATAGGAGTCAGGATGGTATGCCTGATTGGGAATCTGTAGCATCGGAGGGAATAATGTGGAAGTAGCATTATCAACAGTACAGGGTAAAGATTagtaagagagagggggagtggAAAAGGTTACCTAGTGATTTGTGAAGTAAGGTACTCTTGTAGGGGTTACCTAGAACCGACCGCTCCTGTAGTGGGGAGTCAGAGTCCAGAATTTATCCTGGTAATCAGGGTGATATGCCTGACTGTCGCCTATAGCTGTGTGGAAAGAATAGTTAAGTAATAGTAATGGAGTATGAAATAGATAGGAAGACGAGGAAGAGGAGGGTTACCTAGTTACTCTGAGGGATATGGCCTGGAGAGAAGTCCGTTGGCCCTGAGGAGAGTCAAATCTAGCTGACCAGGAAACAAAGAGGGGGGAGATAGTGAGATAAGGGAATGATAAGTTTGCATCATACATTGGTGGTATGAGTGTGGTAATGTCCCGGTGAGTCACCTTACCATGAGCCTGTGGCATCCAACAACTGTATTCTTCGTTTTTTTGGGCTTATGGGaaagtggtagtgtgccggagttatcctcCAATGATAgtctatttttctcctgagcacctacgagAGGTGAAGCAAGGTCTTCGTTACTTCATTACTTAACTCATTTTGACCTAGCTCCCTCACTTCCCCAACAAGGCGTTTTTGGATCTGCCCATGTCGCAATCCGGTTTTACTACTTTTTCATATAATGAAGATGAAACAAATAACATAGTATCAAGGGTCACTAAGCCCTGCTCTTTTCTCAACATACCAGCAGAGGAAACTAAGAAACGGGACCTTGAGAAGGTGCTACAGAAACACGCTTCC encodes the following:
- the LOC142266880 gene encoding ephrin-A3-like, whose translation is MLLRRNDYTVQVNVNDYLDIYCPHYNDTMADHRMEQYILYMVNYEGYHSCNTSHGFKRWECNRPHSPHSPIKFSEKFQRYSAFSLGYEFHAGHNYYYISTPTHNHRHSCLKMKVSVCCATTAHSGEKRAPTLPQFTIGPEVKIEDLGNFNPEIPKLEKSISGTSPKREHLHLTVAVSLLLMTLLAF